The following proteins come from a genomic window of Mammaliicoccus sp. Marseille-Q6498:
- the def gene encoding peptide deformylase encodes MITMENIIRDGHETLRKKANEVELPVSNEDKETLNEMLEFLKNSQDEELAKKYGLRSGVGLAAPQINVSKKMLAVYIQDDGKGNSLELQLINPKIVSHSVQKAYLNGGEGCLSVDEAKPGLVHRNYKVTIQAYDIEGNPFKKRFKGYPAIVLQHEIDHLNGVMFYDYINHENPFQPLEDAVEIN; translated from the coding sequence ATGATTACGATGGAAAATATAATTCGAGACGGACACGAAACACTTAGAAAAAAAGCAAACGAAGTAGAATTACCAGTCTCTAACGAAGATAAAGAGACTTTAAATGAAATGTTAGAATTCCTAAAAAATTCTCAAGATGAAGAACTAGCTAAAAAATACGGACTTCGTTCTGGAGTTGGACTTGCCGCTCCTCAAATAAATGTTTCCAAAAAAATGTTAGCTGTATATATTCAAGATGATGGAAAAGGAAATTCATTAGAATTACAATTGATCAATCCTAAAATCGTAAGCCATAGTGTCCAAAAGGCATATTTAAATGGTGGCGAAGGATGTTTAAGTGTTGATGAAGCAAAGCCAGGACTAGTGCATCGTAACTATAAAGTTACAATTCAAGCATATGATATTGAAGGAAATCCATTTAAGAAAAGATTTAAAGGTTATCCAGCAATCGTATTGCAACATGAAATTGATCACTTAAACGGTGTTATGTTCTATGATTATATTAATCATGAAAATCCATTCCAACCGTTAGAAGATGCAGTAGAAATTAATTAA